CAAATAGCATGAGTTCTTCTATTTTTCGACATGGTGCGCCTCAATATCTTTGGACAAATAAGTGAAAAATCCCAAGAAAGTTATAGGTTCTGAAGTGTCTTCAGTCTTCTTCTCATACTCAAGTGTCCATGTAATCCAGTGCTGATTGCAGGATATGTTAACAATGAAATCGTTATACGCTTCCAGGAGATCTCCTCCTATCACTTTCCATGTGTTTGATTTCTTTTCATCATCAATGACTTCAATGACACACTTAGCAATCTTTGCATTTCCATCTATAATTATTATAAAAAGAGATCCAAAAATATAAAGAGACGCTAATCCGAGCTCAACGATCTACTTCCTCGCAAAAGATATAAGCTTATACATTATAAAAATTAATATCCATAAAATATCCAAAAATATCACTTCACCCGTGTTGGATATTTCATAAAAGAATAACTTTTGAAATATCCAATACATACGCGATGATATTTTTAAAGGAACAGAGCAACATAGATTTAGAACAATTGCATTACTTTTGAAAGTCTTTTTCAAGCACATGATGTGAGACAAATGCAGTAGGCAAATATGGCAAGAAAAAGAAGGGAATTCATCAAATTGAATTACATAGAGGGAAAAGATTAATTTTTGTACTTACCCTCCTTATATTTCCAGGTAACTACAGAACCAACTTCTCCAATCCCACCTTCATGAAGATCAAAACCTGTGACATAATTGGGGCTTATGTTGGATACATGATGAGGTTTAGTTTGATAAAGGTCATGAAATAAGTGTCCTCCACATTTCACCTCCATTGAAACAACCAACTTGCCTTTCAAACCCATATTTTCTTCTTTGGAATAGCAACAGATAGTGATAAGAAAGCAAGTTTGTTAGAAAATATTCAGAACTTGTAGTCTTTATATAGAATTAATTAGTCGtgtcagaggcggatccaggatttaaaccctatgggttcaacttttaatttttttagcattgaacccattatatttttaaagttatgggtttatatctactatttttacaattttagtgaatttttacatataaatttttactccgcatCGAAAATTATTGGTTCAATTAAACCATCGATTATATACTACATCCGCCTCTGGCCGTGAAAAGCTTCTAAATAAAATTGGACAAAGACATATATTTGACAAAGGAGTTTTTTTATCCTGCtacataatttttattatttaccaATGATTTATTTGTTCATTAACTTATGAGAAATTGAGAACTACTGTCACGTTTTCTAGAAATACTAGGTTTGCGTTCACAAATGTCATACAAAACCTAAATGGGTGCGCATTTGGAGGATTAATTTCACACATGGTCACTAAATTTTATCTTTTGTGTCAATAAAGTCAAATAATTTCATACATGGTCACAAAATTTAAACTTTACCTGTTGTAtcagcaaaatcacaaaattataTTTGTTTCATTAAAGTCATTGCTCGAAAAATATAACTCATCAGAAGTAGGGGTATACAAAGAAAACCGACAAACCGTACCAAACCGATAATCCGactcaaaccgagaaaaaaatccgactatggtttggtttgatttggtttggtgttagaAAAAATCCGAccacaattggtttggtttggttttaactaaaacaaatcaaaccgaaaccaaaccaacccgacattacatgtatagaagttttaaaaatatttcatacataaaaataattattgtaatataatttataaatattttttaaactttttcatagttttttcttttaatgtattatttcaagcttgcgttta
This region of Nicotiana tomentosiformis chromosome 4, ASM39032v3, whole genome shotgun sequence genomic DNA includes:
- the LOC138908916 gene encoding kirola-like, whose protein sequence is MGLKGKLVVSMEVKCGGHLFHDLYQTKPHHVSNISPNYVTGFDLHEGGIGEVGSVVTWKYKEDGNAKIAKCVIEVIDDEKKSNTWKVIGGDLLEAYNDFIVNISCNQHWITWTLEYEKKTEDTSEPITFLGFFTYLSKDIEAHHVEK